One genomic window of Cyprinus carpio isolate SPL01 chromosome B8, ASM1834038v1, whole genome shotgun sequence includes the following:
- the LOC109094482 gene encoding amphoterin-induced protein 1-like, with protein MLHSQFNCVSEMPPSIMWCIRWAVCLSLILTLIPRSRGSTLNCHKMCICASNIVSCSKMNLTMVPSDLPNYTAVLDVSFNGITGLRAQWTKHKLPNLHNLLLSHNGLSFISSDAFIFVKQLRYLDLSSNKLRQLDEFIFEPLINLEVLLLYNNQISQIDRTAFSGLSGLQKLYLSQNQVSRFPLELLKDKSRLDKLSLLDLSSNRIKVLPIKDLQALPAWIKNGLYFHNNTLICDCELYSLMAHWYIRRLNSAVDFKDEHTCVHPSPDKRVLRLYDLNTHMNCSTFKETDQEAYLEQTLNLSCDTKQRKMTKTWMLPGNILVPPNINQSDTNNDKFVNNGSLEIKSIRPEDSGVYTCFAVSEYLNETLYVVVKVHNFTLNGNSETLNTAYTTLVGCLASVVLVLIYLFLTPCRCFCCPDQGKKNQHEDSIHSSMLSATPTHEDMATKAELNRHVAFIDPKDLQGQNGKLNPNGDEEVDEEAMQGKGKRKKSVADSISSVFSDTPIVV; from the coding sequence ATGCTACATTCACAATTTAACTGTGTGTCAGAGATGCCCCCTTCCATAATGTGGTGCATTAGGTGGGCTGTCTGCTTGTCCCTTATTCTCACACTGATCCCCAGGTCCAGAGGATCGACGCTGAATTGTCACAAAATGTGCATATGCGCCAGCAACATAGTCAGCTGCTCCAAGATGAATTTGACGATGGTTCCATCAGACTTGCCCAACTACACAGCTGTGCTTGACGTTAGTTTTAACGGGATAACCGGACTACGTGCACAGTGGACCAAGCACAAACTTCCCAACCTCCACAACCTCTTGCTCAGCCACAATGGTTTGTCGTTCATCTCTTCTGATGCGTTCATTTTCGTAAAGCAATTGCGCTACTTGGATCTTTCATCGAATAAACTGCGACAGCTAGACGAGTTCATTTTCGAGCCACTGATAAATCTGGAGGTTCTGCTGCTCTACAACAACCAGATCTCGCAGATCGACCGCACAGCCTTCTCAGGCCTCAGTGGCCTGCAGAAGCTCTACCTGAGCCAGAACCAGGTGTCCCGCTTCCCCCTGGAGCTTCTCAAGGACAAGAGCCGACTGGACAAGCTAAGCCTGTTGGACTTGTCTTCCAATCGGATCAAAGTTCTCCCCATTAAAGACCTCCAGGCGCTGCCAGCCTGGATCAAGAACGGGCTGTACTTCCACAACAACACCCTCATCTGCGACTGTGAGCTGTACAGTTTGATGGCTCATTGGTATATCCGACGGCTCAATTCAGCTGTGGACTTCAAGGACGAACACACCTGCGTGCATCCCAGCCCAGATAAACGGGTGCTGCGTTTGTACGATCTCAATACTCATATGAACTGCAGCACATTTAAAGAAACCGACCAAGAGGCTTATTTGGAGCAGACGCTCAACCTCAGCTGTGATACCAAACAGCGGAAAATGACCAAGACCTGGATGCTACCTGGAAACATATTGGTTCCTCCCAACATAAACCAGAGCGATACAAATAACGACAAGTTTGTGAATAATGGCAGCCTTGAGATAAAATCGATACGACCTGAGGACTCAGGTGTGTACACTTGCTTCGCTGTGAGTGAATACCTCAATGAAACACTCTATGTGGTGGTCAAAGTCCACAACTTCACCCTCAACGGCAACAGCGAGACCCTCAACACTGCGTACACCACTCTGGTGGGCTGCTTGGCCAGCGTGGTCCTGGTTCTTATCTATCTGTTCCTGACACCCTGCCGCTGCTTCTGCTGTCCAGACCAGGGCAAAAAGAACCAGCATGAAGACAGCATCCACTCCTCCATGCTCAGCGCCACCCCGACGCATGAGGATATGGCAACCAAAGCAGAGCTTAACAGGCACGTGGCCTTCATAGACCCCAAGGACCTGCAGGGACAGAACGGAAAGTTGAATCCTAACGGAGATGAAGAAGTGGATGAGGAGGCCATGCAGGGAAAAGGAAAGCGGAAGAAATCAGTGGCAGACTCTATTAGTTCGGTCTTTTCTGATACTCCCATCGTAGTCTGA